Proteins co-encoded in one Microcebus murinus isolate Inina chromosome 5, M.murinus_Inina_mat1.0, whole genome shotgun sequence genomic window:
- the GLO1 gene encoding lactoylglutathione lyase — protein sequence MAEPQPASSGLTDEAALSCCSDADPRTKDFLLHQTMLRIKDPKKSLDFYTRVLGMTLLQKFDFPTMKFSLYFLAYEDKNDIPKDKDEKVAWVFSRKATLELTHNWGTEDDETQSYHSGNSDPRGFGHIGIAVPDVHGACKRFEELGVKFVKKPDDGKMKGLAFIQDPDGYWIEILNPNKMATII from the exons ATGGCAGAACCGCAGCCCGCGTCCAGCGGCCTCACGGACGAGGCCGCCCTCAGCTGCTGCTCCGACGCGGACCCCCGCACAAAG gattttctattgCATCAGACCATGCTAAGAATTAAGGATCCTAAGAAGTCATTGGATTTTTATACTAGAGTTCTTGGAATGAc gcTACTCCAAAAATTTGATTTTCCTACTATGAAGTTTTCCCTCTATTTCTTGGCTTATGAGGATAAAAATGACATCCCcaaagataaagatgaaaaagtaGCATGGGTATTCTCTAGAAAAGCTACACTTGAACTGACACA CAATTGGGGCACTGAAGATGATGAAACCCAGAGTTACCACAGTGGCAATTCAGACCCTCGAGGATTTG GTCACATTGGAATTGCTGTTCCTGATGTACACGGTGCTTGTAAAAGATTTGAAGAACTGGGGGTCAAATTTGTGAAGAAACCTGATGATG gtaaaatgAAAGGCTTGGCATTTATTCAAGATCCTGATGGTTACTGGATTGAAATTTTGAATCCTAACAAAATGGCGACTATTATTTAG